From a single Lewinella sp. LCG006 genomic region:
- a CDS encoding T9SS type A sorting domain-containing protein: MKKVFTYLSLLFLTTFGLQAQQALDFTFTDTHGDTHNLQHALDQGYIVIMDFFFVNCGPCQLSSPELVSITEDYTGQGKNVILWSLSDRDADAAIMGFENQFGFTSPAGGVDGGANEVINLYASNFNFTGFPTVSIVCPDGSITWDIWPYSTGAPEWRNAIDACGVVDAAPYEPMSATRVEEIAAINSMVVSPNPASEKSVLNLNLSNTSNLQVALFNAQGAKVQQVFAGQMLAGQHTLEIDMTSLPAGAYWVRLQNEQGEITSTPLQKI, encoded by the coding sequence ATGAAAAAAGTTTTTACCTATTTAAGCTTACTGTTTTTAACCACTTTTGGCTTGCAGGCTCAGCAGGCATTGGACTTTACTTTTACCGACACACACGGTGATACGCATAACTTGCAACATGCTTTGGATCAGGGGTATATTGTTATTATGGACTTCTTTTTTGTCAACTGTGGCCCTTGTCAGCTTTCATCTCCTGAGCTGGTGAGCATTACAGAGGACTACACCGGGCAAGGAAAAAATGTCATCCTTTGGTCCTTGAGCGACCGAGATGCTGATGCTGCAATCATGGGCTTTGAGAACCAGTTTGGCTTTACCTCTCCTGCTGGTGGCGTTGATGGCGGAGCCAATGAAGTCATTAATTTGTACGCAAGCAACTTTAACTTTACGGGCTTCCCTACGGTTTCGATTGTTTGTCCTGACGGTAGTATCACCTGGGATATTTGGCCTTACAGCACAGGAGCACCAGAATGGCGCAATGCCATTGATGCCTGTGGCGTGGTAGACGCTGCCCCGTACGAGCCTATGAGCGCGACCCGTGTGGAAGAGATCGCTGCGATCAACAGCATGGTCGTATCTCCAAACCCTGCTAGTGAAAAAAGTGTACTCAATTTGAACTTGTCCAACACTTCCAACTTGCAGGTTGCTTTGTTCAATGCGCAGGGGGCAAAAGTACAGCAGGTATTTGCCGGACAAATGCTTGCTGGTCAGCATACACTCGAAATTGATATGACAAGTTTACCAGCTGGTGCTTACTGGGTACGCTTGCAAAATGAGCAAGGAGAAATCACCTCTACGCCATTGCAAAAGATATAA
- a CDS encoding TolB family protein, which yields MRIFFFLFFVASIVACNNSAETTTAATAEATVDTTATPSLAYEQEVHLKNVQQLTFGGNNAEAYFSFDNSHLVFQSDNPAWGVECDQIFYMPISGYEGERAPLLSTGKGRTTCAYFMPGDKSILYASTHLGADECPQMQRPTNGLYTWPVFEDFDIFVADLEGKITKQLTTHPGYDAEATLSPDGSMIVFTSTRSGDLELWTMNVDGSNLHQVTKGLGYDGGAFFSPDGKKLVFRASRPQGAEAEKTYKDLLAQGLVQPTNMEIYTCNVDGSDLQQITKLGKANWAPYFHPSGEKILFSSNHHVESGRQFNIFSIDLNGENLQQITFDETFDAFPMFSYDGKKLVFSSNRNNGDGRDTNVFIADWVD from the coding sequence ATGAGAATATTCTTTTTCCTCTTTTTTGTCGCCAGTATCGTTGCTTGTAACAATTCAGCTGAGACGACGACGGCTGCCACTGCCGAAGCAACTGTAGATACCACAGCAACACCTAGCCTGGCTTATGAGCAAGAAGTCCATTTGAAAAATGTTCAGCAACTAACCTTCGGCGGTAATAATGCAGAAGCTTATTTTAGTTTTGATAATTCCCACCTGGTTTTTCAATCAGATAATCCAGCTTGGGGAGTGGAGTGCGACCAGATTTTCTACATGCCCATCAGTGGTTACGAAGGAGAGCGGGCACCTTTGTTGAGTACGGGCAAAGGACGTACCACTTGTGCCTACTTTATGCCAGGGGACAAGAGCATCCTGTACGCTAGCACCCACTTGGGAGCCGACGAATGTCCACAAATGCAGCGTCCTACCAACGGTTTATACACCTGGCCGGTCTTCGAAGATTTCGACATCTTTGTAGCGGATTTGGAGGGTAAAATCACCAAACAACTGACCACGCATCCAGGTTATGATGCAGAAGCTACCCTGTCGCCCGATGGATCAATGATCGTTTTCACTTCTACGCGTTCAGGCGACTTGGAGCTATGGACCATGAATGTGGATGGTTCTAACCTCCACCAAGTGACCAAGGGTTTGGGCTATGACGGTGGTGCATTCTTTTCGCCTGATGGCAAGAAATTGGTCTTCCGGGCATCTCGTCCTCAGGGAGCTGAGGCAGAAAAGACTTACAAAGATTTGCTGGCGCAGGGCTTGGTACAACCTACCAATATGGAGATTTATACCTGTAATGTGGATGGCTCTGATCTCCAACAAATCACCAAGCTAGGCAAAGCCAACTGGGCACCCTATTTCCACCCAAGTGGCGAAAAAATTCTCTTTTCTTCCAATCATCACGTCGAAAGCGGTCGCCAATTCAATATCTTTAGCATTGATCTAAATGGTGAAAATCTCCAACAGATCACTTTTGATGAGACTTTCGACGCTTTTCCCATGTTTAGCTACGATGGTAAGAAACTCGTGTTTTCAAGCAATCGGAACAATGGAGACGGCCGCGATACCAATGTCTTTATTGCTGATTGGGTAGATTAA
- a CDS encoding arginine deiminase family protein, producing MSKVFVENEINPLRRVLVHRPDVGISRISPKRAEELLFDDIVHLPRMQEEHDVFTNVLRQFVGDDNVIEVEQLLYEALEADPESKEEMIKLVIEHEELPKAYGDIMRGLSATALTNLLVTGYHAPDDHFFFDPIPNFIFTRDIAVTVNDHVIITKAAKEARYRENFITRFIIFAHPIFAELQAEGRVINLNKIDQFPPSKKGESVSIEGGDMMILNKDYLLIGCSERTTPYGIRALAECLFAKGVIDNVVQVNIPNDRSYMHIDTIFTQINTHDYVAFKPIIADGLGSNVQVFTASGEERKYHSLQEFLIKEIDANTRIIFAGKGESPYQDREQWTDGCNLVALKPGVALTYDRNPVTEEAFEEAGYRVVYAGDLLKAFSDGIIRPDEVQQTIITLPSTELSRARGGSHCMTCPIERA from the coding sequence ATGTCAAAAGTATTTGTTGAAAACGAAATCAACCCGTTAAGGCGGGTGTTGGTGCACCGACCAGATGTCGGGATCAGCCGTATTTCTCCCAAACGTGCAGAAGAACTGCTGTTTGATGATATTGTCCATCTGCCCAGGATGCAGGAAGAACACGACGTGTTTACCAATGTGCTTCGTCAATTTGTCGGTGATGACAATGTCATTGAGGTGGAGCAATTGCTTTACGAAGCCTTGGAGGCTGATCCTGAGAGCAAAGAAGAAATGATCAAGTTGGTCATCGAGCACGAAGAGTTGCCCAAAGCTTACGGCGATATCATGAGGGGGCTTTCAGCAACGGCACTGACCAACTTGCTCGTCACGGGTTACCACGCGCCCGACGATCATTTCTTTTTTGACCCTATCCCCAATTTTATCTTCACCAGAGATATTGCGGTCACCGTCAATGATCATGTCATCATTACCAAAGCGGCCAAAGAAGCCCGTTACCGAGAGAATTTCATTACGCGTTTCATCATTTTTGCTCACCCTATTTTTGCCGAATTGCAAGCCGAAGGGCGGGTGATCAATCTGAATAAGATCGATCAGTTTCCCCCTTCAAAAAAGGGAGAATCGGTTTCGATAGAAGGCGGAGATATGATGATCCTCAATAAAGATTATCTACTTATTGGTTGTAGCGAACGAACAACACCTTACGGTATCCGTGCGCTTGCTGAATGTCTGTTTGCCAAGGGAGTAATTGACAATGTGGTACAGGTTAACATTCCCAATGATCGGTCATACATGCACATTGATACGATTTTCACCCAGATAAACACCCACGACTACGTGGCCTTTAAGCCCATTATTGCAGATGGCTTGGGGTCCAATGTACAAGTGTTTACGGCATCAGGGGAAGAGCGGAAATACCACTCGCTGCAAGAGTTTTTAATTAAAGAAATTGATGCTAATACCCGCATTATTTTTGCAGGTAAAGGCGAATCACCTTATCAGGATAGAGAACAGTGGACGGATGGTTGCAATCTGGTGGCATTAAAACCAGGGGTAGCACTGACCTACGATCGGAACCCGGTCACGGAAGAAGCTTTTGAAGAAGCAGGGTACCGGGTTGTTTATGCAGGCGACTTGCTCAAGGCCTTTTCAGATGGGATCATTCGCCCGGATGAGGTGCAGCAAACGATCATCACCTTACCATCAACAGAACTATCAAGAGCTCGAGGTGGTTCGCATTGTATGACCTGCCCTATAGAACGGGCATAA
- a CDS encoding NAD(P)/FAD-dependent oxidoreductase, which produces MAASTEQISVDFLVVGGGIFGVYAALYLASQGCQVVLVEKEKKLMQKASVVNQARLHSGYHYPRSVATARMSDENKARFTRDHQDFILFDFAKYYAIDRYGSLTDAAQFERFCRYIDIPCKPVNKHPLFNYHRLEAVFETQEYTFDPQLIAAYYREKVNSAVGVDVWSYHQIEAAGAVGEAWEIEIRSLENQNLKKVRARQIINATYSASNAINQLFGLEEINLMHEISEMAFVSSPQLKNIGLTIMDGPFGSIMPYGKSGLLSLSSVAYTHHKVSYAAQPTFDCQSFREDCSPGFTSVCNYCEFRPRSNYQKMLAQMRQYLTDEVALHYFTSMYTIKSKLRANHIDDGRPTEIGLLSKNPRFYCIFAGKINSIYEIEKVVEL; this is translated from the coding sequence ATGGCAGCATCAACAGAACAAATAAGCGTAGATTTTTTGGTGGTCGGCGGAGGCATCTTCGGGGTATACGCAGCACTGTATCTTGCTTCACAAGGTTGCCAGGTCGTACTTGTAGAGAAGGAAAAAAAATTAATGCAAAAGGCATCGGTGGTCAATCAAGCGCGTTTGCACAGTGGCTATCATTACCCTCGCTCGGTGGCTACGGCCAGAATGTCTGATGAAAACAAGGCGCGTTTTACCCGTGACCATCAGGATTTTATCCTTTTTGATTTTGCTAAATATTATGCTATTGACCGCTATGGAAGTCTCACCGATGCGGCACAGTTTGAACGATTCTGCCGCTATATCGATATCCCTTGCAAGCCCGTAAATAAGCATCCGCTTTTTAATTATCACCGTTTGGAAGCTGTTTTTGAAACGCAGGAGTATACTTTTGACCCCCAGCTCATTGCTGCCTATTACCGGGAGAAAGTGAATTCGGCTGTGGGGGTAGATGTATGGAGTTATCACCAAATAGAGGCCGCTGGGGCCGTTGGTGAAGCTTGGGAGATTGAGATCAGATCGCTAGAAAACCAAAACCTAAAGAAAGTCCGCGCCCGCCAGATAATCAACGCAACTTACAGTGCCAGTAACGCCATTAACCAGTTGTTTGGTTTGGAGGAGATCAACCTGATGCACGAAATCTCCGAGATGGCATTTGTAAGTAGCCCCCAACTGAAAAACATTGGACTCACCATTATGGACGGGCCTTTTGGATCGATTATGCCTTACGGAAAATCGGGCTTGTTGTCACTTTCTTCCGTTGCTTATACCCACCACAAAGTCTCGTATGCTGCGCAGCCCACCTTTGATTGTCAGTCGTTTAGAGAGGATTGTAGCCCAGGGTTTACCAGCGTGTGTAATTATTGCGAATTTCGCCCAAGGTCCAACTATCAAAAAATGTTGGCTCAAATGCGGCAGTATCTTACCGATGAGGTAGCACTGCACTATTTTACGAGTATGTATACCATCAAGTCCAAGTTGAGAGCCAATCATATCGATGATGGGCGACCTACGGAAATTGGATTGTTGAGTAAAAATCCCCGTTTTTATTGCATATTTGCTGGTAAAATAAATTCTATCTACGAGATTGAAAAGGTCGTAGAGCTATAG
- a CDS encoding MBL fold metallo-hydrolase encodes MVHVIDLNFQGLSQNIAAFLVETDEGPILVETGPHSTLPMLKKGVELAGYQLEDIQHVFLTHIHLDHAGAAWWFARNGAMIYVHPKGSKHLAMPERLMESARRIYQDKMDELWGEMHQINPAQIVEVEHEAIYSIGQKSIKAWHTPGHAVHHIAWQIGPNLFTGDVAGVSINQGVVIPPCPPPDINIEDWEASLDLLKAIQPARFCLTHFGPVAYSEQHLDSLRARLHQWANWIQPFYEQEKSVEEITPLFQEMVKKDLEASGVNPEDMAKYEAANPSWMSVTGLLRYWKVKNRA; translated from the coding sequence ATGGTCCACGTTATCGATTTGAATTTTCAGGGATTAAGCCAAAACATTGCGGCTTTTTTAGTAGAAACGGATGAAGGACCGATCTTGGTAGAGACGGGGCCCCACTCTACCCTTCCCATGCTCAAAAAGGGGGTGGAGCTGGCAGGGTATCAACTAGAAGACATTCAGCACGTTTTTCTTACCCATATTCATCTTGATCATGCTGGTGCGGCGTGGTGGTTTGCCAGAAATGGTGCCATGATCTATGTTCATCCCAAGGGCAGTAAACACCTGGCCATGCCTGAACGCCTGATGGAATCCGCAAGGAGAATTTACCAAGACAAAATGGATGAATTGTGGGGAGAAATGCACCAGATCAACCCCGCACAAATTGTAGAGGTAGAGCACGAAGCCATTTACAGCATCGGGCAAAAAAGCATTAAAGCATGGCATACGCCCGGCCATGCTGTCCATCACATTGCCTGGCAAATTGGCCCAAATCTTTTTACGGGAGATGTAGCTGGTGTAAGTATCAATCAAGGAGTAGTTATCCCACCTTGTCCGCCACCAGATATCAATATCGAAGATTGGGAAGCCAGTCTTGATTTACTAAAAGCAATCCAACCAGCACGGTTTTGCCTCACTCATTTTGGGCCGGTGGCCTATAGCGAGCAACATCTCGATAGCCTAAGGGCTCGTTTGCACCAATGGGCAAATTGGATCCAACCATTTTACGAACAAGAAAAATCGGTGGAAGAAATAACGCCCTTGTTTCAGGAAATGGTAAAGAAAGACCTGGAAGCTAGCGGCGTTAATCCGGAAGACATGGCAAAATACGAAGCAGCCAATCCCAGCTGGATGAGTGTAACGGGCTTATTGCGCTATTGGAAAGTGAAGAATCGTGCTTAG
- a CDS encoding PA domain-containing protein: MRLTLTFFTLCALATMSFAQINSASPFPVDFEILAPANAVGIYDYGTQAGVNTDFPWGPTLSETLVADIAWGYSAAGDSLGCEAIVTDLTGKIAVIRRGTCNFTSKVQNAQDAGAVGVIIVNHFANATDTDAFVIGMSCGAAADCENVTIPAIFVSRSTGNIIADALAAGETMTVSFTVKSFYDPTSSFSIQTPASDAIEFDSYFIHYVNPNSVDAADVTVTATITAPSGAETVLTGSSLVEPLADSIIVLDGGYTPTELGEYTVVWTHDQGSEQLTSNFYTTDFTYSTARPELGQAPRSADADFTAGNFIYQAGALSIMDADGAVSTHASFGLSNGADLFTGDPLADQIVVVLYDADADGDDLIDFSPTSAATTFDELTPVALASYTITGNETADQQLFVEWEDLADGDNMVALKPNGAYYTVIAYDGSEAGLGICPGFVGSAGVNYLNFPTTPIIINGSFFSGGWNGATVGVNLHLAGFEPPVGTEDITSLDANKVTLAPNPVSSRLNVMFNLDQTADKVQMIMTDVSGKVITTEQYEQVLNQSIEIDMERLPRGSYFLSIATPEGYRVERIIKQ, from the coding sequence ATGAGATTAACGCTTACATTTTTTACGCTGTGTGCTTTGGCAACTATGTCCTTTGCGCAAATCAATTCAGCTTCTCCTTTTCCAGTGGATTTCGAGATCCTCGCTCCTGCTAATGCTGTTGGTATTTACGACTACGGTACGCAAGCTGGTGTTAACACTGATTTCCCTTGGGGTCCAACCTTAAGTGAAACACTAGTGGCGGATATTGCGTGGGGATATTCTGCAGCAGGAGACAGCCTTGGCTGTGAAGCCATTGTAACAGATTTGACGGGTAAAATTGCTGTTATCCGTCGTGGTACATGTAACTTTACTTCCAAAGTGCAAAACGCCCAGGATGCTGGCGCGGTGGGCGTCATTATCGTCAATCACTTTGCCAATGCTACTGATACCGACGCTTTTGTGATCGGAATGTCTTGTGGTGCTGCTGCAGATTGTGAAAATGTTACCATCCCTGCTATTTTTGTTAGCCGGAGCACTGGCAACATCATCGCTGACGCGCTCGCCGCTGGAGAAACGATGACTGTTTCCTTTACCGTAAAATCATTTTACGATCCTACGTCTAGCTTCTCTATTCAAACACCAGCATCTGATGCGATTGAGTTTGACTCTTACTTCATCCACTACGTAAATCCAAACTCTGTTGATGCTGCCGATGTTACCGTTACCGCTACCATCACTGCTCCTTCTGGCGCAGAAACGGTACTAACGGGTTCTTCTCTTGTAGAGCCTCTAGCGGATTCTATCATCGTTTTGGACGGAGGATACACGCCTACCGAGCTTGGTGAATATACCGTTGTATGGACTCACGACCAAGGTTCTGAGCAGCTCACGAGCAATTTCTATACGACTGATTTCACTTATAGCACTGCAAGACCAGAATTGGGTCAGGCTCCAAGATCAGCAGACGCTGATTTTACCGCGGGTAACTTTATCTACCAAGCTGGAGCATTGTCCATTATGGATGCCGACGGAGCTGTAAGCACACACGCTTCTTTTGGCCTATCGAATGGTGCAGATCTCTTTACCGGAGATCCATTAGCCGATCAAATAGTAGTAGTTCTCTACGATGCAGATGCAGATGGAGATGATCTGATTGACTTCAGTCCTACTTCCGCTGCTACTACATTCGATGAGCTCACGCCTGTGGCCTTAGCTAGTTACACCATTACTGGTAACGAAACAGCTGATCAGCAGTTGTTCGTAGAATGGGAAGACCTGGCAGATGGTGATAATATGGTAGCACTAAAGCCAAATGGTGCGTACTACACCGTCATTGCTTATGATGGTAGTGAGGCAGGTCTGGGTATTTGCCCAGGATTTGTTGGCAGTGCAGGTGTTAACTACCTCAACTTCCCAACAACCCCTATCATTATTAATGGTTCTTTCTTTTCCGGTGGCTGGAATGGTGCTACTGTTGGTGTAAACCTACACCTCGCTGGCTTCGAACCACCCGTAGGTACGGAAGATATTACTAGCTTGGATGCTAACAAAGTAACTTTGGCACCCAACCCTGTAAGCAGCCGCCTGAACGTAATGTTCAACCTGGACCAAACTGCTGACAAAGTACAAATGATTATGACCGATGTAAGCGGTAAAGTCATCACTACTGAGCAGTACGAGCAAGTGCTTAACCAGTCTATCGAAATAGACATGGAGCGCTTACCTCGCGGTTCTTACTTCTTGAGTATTGCTACACCAGAAGGTTACCGTGTTGAGCGGATCATTAAGCAGTAA
- a CDS encoding aldo/keto reductase, translating to MNRDTAIPPDLILGTAMWGWTVEEEVCFALLDDFYQRGGRRVDTATNYPINKNPADFRRAEKLLATWCSTHQVADLEVIVKVGSLNNMMTPDQNLSPSFLMICAEEYANLLGDNLACLMIHWDNREKEEAIDSTISSLMKLGENRWEIGLSGIKYPEVYARVIKAHGLDSLPVELKHNLIYSDYERYAPLHPCADFIAYGINAGGLKLGASSYSSTASLLARGGKPDAHQNLKDQIASLLSVFAQDYPGKVVPQQMNQLGMLNAAYHLGISAILLGPSRVEHIEASFAWLEQLYSDDYTPLYEAMKKLEV from the coding sequence ATGAATAGAGATACGGCAATACCGCCTGATCTTATCCTGGGTACTGCCATGTGGGGTTGGACGGTGGAGGAAGAGGTTTGCTTCGCCCTGCTCGATGATTTTTATCAGCGTGGTGGAAGACGGGTGGATACGGCAACCAATTATCCCATCAATAAAAACCCCGCAGATTTCAGGCGCGCGGAAAAACTTCTGGCAACGTGGTGCTCAACCCACCAAGTTGCCGATTTGGAAGTGATCGTAAAAGTAGGCAGCCTCAATAACATGATGACGCCCGACCAAAATCTATCACCCAGCTTCCTCATGATTTGTGCTGAGGAATACGCCAATCTCCTGGGCGATAATTTGGCTTGCCTGATGATTCATTGGGACAACCGGGAAAAAGAAGAAGCGATTGATTCGACCATATCCAGTTTGATGAAACTAGGCGAAAATCGCTGGGAAATTGGTCTTTCCGGTATAAAATATCCCGAAGTTTATGCTCGCGTTATCAAAGCACACGGGCTAGACAGCTTGCCCGTAGAGTTGAAACATAACCTGATTTACAGTGATTATGAGCGTTATGCACCTCTTCATCCTTGTGCCGATTTCATTGCCTACGGGATCAATGCGGGGGGCTTGAAGTTAGGTGCATCAAGCTATTCTTCCACCGCTTCCTTATTGGCCAGAGGCGGGAAACCTGATGCGCACCAAAACTTGAAAGACCAAATAGCAAGCCTACTGAGCGTGTTTGCTCAAGACTACCCTGGGAAGGTAGTACCTCAACAAATGAACCAATTGGGGATGCTGAACGCCGCCTATCATCTTGGTATTTCGGCGATCCTGTTGGGCCCATCCCGAGTGGAACATATAGAGGCTTCCTTTGCTTGGCTGGAGCAGCTTTATTCCGATGATTACACCCCTCTTTATGAAGCAATGAAAAAGTTGGAGGTTTAA
- a CDS encoding ABC transporter ATP-binding protein, translating into MAVDQLDFELKAGESLGIVGESGSGKTLSALSIMQLLPNKAQSTGEIWWKGSTRLDELSGSALNKIRGKQIGMIFQEPLSSLNPVMTCGEQIAEVLRAHLSLDRKSVRQRVLDWLTKVELGEPERIYRAYPHELSGGQRQRVMIAMALSAEPELLIADEPTTALDVTVQRAVLHLIKSLQAELGIAILFISHDLGVIREVADRVMVMQDGNKVEEGSVNAIFSSPQHPYTEGLLNCRASTHQQLRRLPTVQDFLAKEKEDISRFMEGLKLSSQELSDRQEYLQSQSTILRVNDLQVWYAAKKNWLGQTTEQVKAVEKVSFALRAGECLGIVGESGSGKTTLGKSILRLIPIRGGEIWFGDHLLTSLSESELRPLRPDLQMVFQDPFSSLNPKFTIHQLLREPLLIHHREQSAEEHDARIVEVLHQVGLDESVLLRYPKDFSGGQRQRIGLARALLLRPKVLVCDESVSALDVSVQAQVLNLIKTLQETYEFSLLFISHDLAVVRFIADRVLVMQQGEMVELAPTDELFNAPKEAYTRQLLNAVLD; encoded by the coding sequence GTGGCTGTAGACCAACTTGACTTTGAGTTAAAAGCGGGTGAAAGTTTGGGTATTGTCGGTGAATCGGGATCGGGCAAAACCCTTTCGGCTTTATCCATCATGCAGTTGCTACCCAACAAGGCCCAGTCTACCGGAGAAATATGGTGGAAAGGAAGTACTCGGCTGGATGAACTTTCAGGTTCAGCACTGAATAAGATCAGAGGCAAGCAAATCGGCATGATTTTTCAGGAGCCCCTCAGCAGCTTGAATCCTGTGATGACTTGTGGGGAACAAATTGCGGAAGTACTGAGAGCGCATCTGTCTCTGGATAGGAAAAGTGTCCGGCAGCGTGTGCTTGACTGGTTGACGAAAGTTGAACTTGGAGAGCCAGAACGAATTTATCGTGCCTATCCCCATGAATTGTCAGGCGGGCAGCGTCAGCGTGTGATGATTGCCATGGCCTTATCGGCAGAACCTGAATTGCTCATTGCTGATGAGCCGACGACCGCACTAGATGTGACGGTACAACGGGCGGTACTCCATTTGATTAAAAGTCTCCAAGCTGAATTGGGGATTGCTATTCTTTTTATTAGCCATGATTTGGGCGTCATCCGCGAAGTAGCTGATCGCGTCATGGTCATGCAAGATGGAAATAAGGTAGAGGAGGGGAGTGTTAACGCCATTTTTTCTTCGCCCCAACATCCTTACACCGAAGGCTTGCTGAATTGTAGAGCAAGTACCCATCAGCAACTCCGCCGTTTGCCCACTGTGCAGGACTTTCTGGCGAAGGAAAAAGAGGATATATCCCGATTTATGGAAGGTTTAAAGCTTTCTTCGCAAGAACTTTCTGATCGACAAGAATATCTACAATCACAATCAACCATCCTGAGAGTGAATGATTTGCAGGTCTGGTATGCTGCTAAAAAGAACTGGTTGGGCCAAACGACGGAACAGGTAAAAGCAGTGGAGAAGGTGTCCTTTGCACTGCGAGCAGGGGAATGCCTGGGAATTGTGGGAGAATCGGGCAGTGGAAAGACGACTTTAGGTAAATCCATCTTGCGATTGATACCCATCCGTGGCGGTGAAATTTGGTTTGGAGATCATCTCTTGACCAGTCTTAGCGAAAGCGAATTGCGCCCTCTACGCCCCGATTTACAAATGGTTTTTCAAGATCCATTCAGTTCACTGAATCCCAAATTTACCATTCATCAGCTTTTGCGGGAGCCCTTGTTGATCCATCATCGTGAACAGTCAGCGGAGGAGCATGACGCCCGAATCGTAGAGGTTTTGCACCAAGTAGGTCTTGACGAATCGGTGTTGCTCCGTTACCCGAAGGATTTTTCTGGCGGCCAACGTCAGCGGATTGGCCTGGCCAGAGCTTTGTTGTTACGGCCCAAGGTGTTGGTATGTGATGAATCAGTTTCAGCCTTGGACGTATCGGTTCAGGCCCAGGTGCTCAACCTGATTAAAACGCTTCAAGAGACCTACGAGTTTTCCCTTCTTTTTATTTCTCACGATCTGGCCGTTGTACGATTTATTGCCGACCGGGTGCTGGTGATGCAACAAGGAGAAATGGTAGAATTAGCTCCTACGGATGAGTTGTTTAACGCGCCCAAAGAAGCTTATACCCGCCAACTGCTGAATGCGGTGCTAGATTAA
- a CDS encoding glycoside hydrolase family 1 protein, with translation MSNTLVFPPGFEWGTSTAAAQIETASAHNWKGVVAKDGAVFERTTDHELRREEDIEHIVRFGTIYRCGVDWARLQTAAMQPFVPEVVEEYRDFFIALKARGMKIMFVIHHFTHPLWMEKDGGWTEEHAIPLYVDFARRCMDAFGDLVAYWNTFNEPNVYALNAYLLGNFPPFKKSYTKANRVLRHMGRAHDIAVELLNDRFPNAPVGISLNTGWFEGVNGLGKLPARFMDWWFHTKAAKYFEKVDFWGLSYYAYVPFNPFPITEIDKPGQLDKLGIPHDQMWGYRPEGLGRIIRRFYQRYQKPIIVTENGICTDNPERRIAAIKDYLRECHQVIAEGIPLQGYIFWSTFDNFEWNLGNTYRFGLITIDWRTMDRRNTIAADFYAEVCQKNEVPQY, from the coding sequence ATGTCCAATACGCTCGTCTTTCCACCCGGTTTTGAATGGGGAACCTCTACTGCAGCTGCCCAGATAGAGACGGCTTCGGCGCATAATTGGAAGGGCGTAGTGGCTAAAGATGGTGCGGTCTTTGAGCGTACTACAGATCATGAACTACGCAGGGAGGAAGACATTGAACACATTGTCCGTTTCGGGACGATCTATCGTTGTGGCGTCGATTGGGCGCGGCTGCAAACGGCAGCAATGCAGCCCTTCGTGCCGGAGGTGGTAGAAGAGTATCGGGATTTTTTTATAGCCCTGAAGGCCAGAGGGATGAAAATCATGTTTGTTATCCATCATTTTACCCATCCCTTGTGGATGGAAAAAGATGGTGGTTGGACAGAAGAACATGCGATTCCCTTATACGTTGATTTTGCCCGCCGCTGTATGGACGCTTTTGGCGACTTGGTGGCTTATTGGAATACCTTCAACGAGCCCAATGTCTATGCACTAAATGCTTACTTACTGGGTAATTTTCCGCCTTTTAAGAAGAGCTATACAAAGGCTAACCGCGTACTTAGGCACATGGGGCGTGCCCACGATATTGCTGTAGAACTCTTGAATGATCGTTTCCCAAATGCACCCGTAGGTATTTCTTTGAACACCGGATGGTTTGAAGGCGTCAATGGCTTGGGTAAATTACCTGCAAGGTTTATGGATTGGTGGTTCCATACAAAAGCGGCTAAATATTTTGAAAAAGTGGATTTTTGGGGACTGAGCTATTACGCCTATGTTCCTTTCAATCCGTTTCCCATCACGGAGATAGATAAGCCAGGGCAGCTCGATAAGTTGGGCATTCCTCATGATCAGATGTGGGGCTATCGGCCAGAAGGTTTGGGGCGGATTATTCGCCGTTTTTATCAACGGTACCAAAAGCCGATCATTGTAACCGAAAATGGTATTTGTACCGATAATCCTGAACGTAGAATTGCAGCCATCAAGGATTATTTGCGCGAATGTCATCAGGTGATTGCAGAAGGTATTCCTCTTCAAGGGTACATCTTCTGGAGCACTTTTGATAATTTTGAATGGAACCTGGGCAATACCTATCGCTTTGGCTTGATTACGATTGATTGGCGAACCATGGACCGAAGAAATACCATCGCTGCAGATTTTTATGCTGAGGTTTGTCAAAAAAACGAAGTACCTCAATACTAA